A genomic segment from Amphiura filiformis chromosome 10, Afil_fr2py, whole genome shotgun sequence encodes:
- the LOC140161704 gene encoding dehydrogenase/reductase SDR family member 11-like, whose protein sequence is MSDHWDGRVALVTGASAGIGAAIVKRFAQLGLKVIGCARNIDKIKVQNRRLVMNYRSPTRLVPSMPLNVMYHKRNKSCLCSKKSKRYMAELMFVCLFVCLNGRSVWRHAWVLMGPGSNVCVNNAGVNHATSIIDGKTEDWKHIFDVNVLGLSICTREAVKSMRERNVDDGHIIHINSLSGHRVVPASVIHVYSASKYAVTALTEGLRQELREIKSHIRVTSISPGLVKSEFTYRAYGQEAGQALYDATPSLQADDIVDAVVYALQAPPHVQVHDILIRNAGQTS, encoded by the exons atgtcagatcATTGGGATGGTAGAGTTGCTCTGGTGACTGGTGCATCTGCTGGTATTGGTGCTGCTATTGTTAAACGATTCGCTCAGTTGGGGTTGAAAGTCATCGGATGCGCCAGAAATATTGACAAGATCAAGGTACAAAACCG GCGATTGGTGATGAATTACAGAAGTCCAACGCGTCTGGTTCCGTCCATGCCATTAAATGTGATGTATCACAAGAGAAACAAGTCTTGTCTATGTTCAAAGAAATCAAAGAGATATATGGCGGagttgatgtttgtttgtttgtttgtttgtttaaacggtcgctccgtgtggagacacgcttgggtcctgatgggaccaggctcaaacgtGTGTGTAAATAACGCTGGCGTAAATCATGCAACATCTATCATAGATGGGAAAACAGAGGACTGGAAACATATATTTGAT GTCAATGTGTTAGGACTGTCGATATGCACGAGAGAAGCTGTCAAGTCTATGAGAGAAAGAAATGTTGACGATGGACATATCATTCATATAAATAG TTTATCAGGTCATAGGGTTGTACCTGCAAGTGTGATTCATGTGTACAGCGCCAGTAAATATGCAGTGACTGCACTAACAGAAGGTTTACGCCAAGAATTACGGGAAATTAAATCTCACATTAGAGTCACG AGCATTTCCCCAGGACTTGTCAAAAGTGAATTTACATATCGAGCTTACGGCCAGGAGGCGGGCCAGGCACTTTACGACGCGACACCT AGTCTTCAAGCAGATGATATTGTGGACGCAGTGGTCTACGCCCTACAAGCACCACCTCACGTGCAG GTTCACGACATTCTGATTCGTAACGCGGGACAAACATCTTAA
- the LOC140162585 gene encoding dehydrogenase/reductase SDR family member 11-like, producing MSDRLVGRVALVTGASVGVGAALVKRFAQLGLKVVGCARNIDTIKTLGDELQKSKASGSVHAIKCDVTQEEEILSMFKEIKEKYGGVDVCVNNAGLLHAATILDGKTEAWKNMFDVNVLGLSICTREAVKSMRERNVDDGHIIHINSTLGHMVPDYSTAHVYSASKYAVTALTEGLRQELREIKSHIRVTSISPGIIKTEFVYRAFGQDVGQATFDTMPYLQADDIVDAVVYVLQAPPHVQVHDILIHPIEKV from the exons ATGTCAGATCGTTTGGTTGGTAGAGTGGCTCTGGTGACTGGGGCATCTGTTGGTGTTGGTGCTGCTTTGGTTAAACGATTCGCTCAGTTGGGGTTAAAAGTCGTCGGATGTGCCAGAAATATTGACACGATCAAG ACACTTGGAGATGAATTGCAGAAGTCCAAAGCATCTGGTTCCGTCCATGCCATTAAATGTGATGTAACCCAAGAGGAAGAAATCCTGTCTATGTTCAAAGAAATCAAAGAGAAATATGGCGGAGTTGATGTGTGTGTTAATAACGCCGGCTTACTGCATGCAGCTACCATCTTAGATGGAAAGACTGAAGCTTGGAAGAATATGTTTGAT GTCAATGTTTTGGGGTTGTCAATATGCACAAGAGAAGCTGTCAAGTCTATGAGAGAAAGGAATGTTGACGATGGACATATCATTCATATAAATAG TACCCTAGGTCATATGGTTCCTGATTACAGTACGGCTCATGTGTACAGCGCCAGTAAATATGCAGTGACTGCTCTAACAGAAGGTCTTCGCCAAGAATTAAGAGAAATTAAGTCTCATATTAGAGTGACG AGTATTTCACCTGGAATTATCAAAACTGAATTTGTCTATCGAGCTTTCGGTCAGGACGTGGGTCAGGCTACCTTCGACACGATGCCT TATCTACAAGCCGATGATATAGTCGACGCGGTCGTCTACGTCCTACAAGCACCACCTCATGTACAG GTGCATGATATTCTGATTCATCCGATCGAGAAAGTCTAG